One genomic segment of Hordeum vulgare subsp. vulgare chromosome 2H, MorexV3_pseudomolecules_assembly, whole genome shotgun sequence includes these proteins:
- the LOC123429431 gene encoding WUSCHEL-related homeobox 11-like: MFTPSPLSLAATAPARDRRHYIYSVPEASVSPSNTTHSLAHSLSSSSTPIPGHPARPIASMDGGGGHSPDLQPAEPVRSRWTPKPEQILILESIFNSGMVNPPKDETVRIRKLLERFGAVGDANVFYWFQNRRSRSRRRQRQLQAQAQAQAQAQAQAQASAASSGSPPAPGGHASSTSLGLFAHGGAAYSSSSSSSSWPPSPPSVGMVGEMDQCGGGDDLFAISRQMGYADGGGGGGGSGPSSFSAAAAQQQQQLYYSCQPAGITVFINGVATEVPRGPMDLRSMFGHDVMLVHSTGGLLPVDDYGVLMQSLQMGESYYLVARSN; this comes from the exons ATGTTtaccccctctcctctctccctcgcagCAACCGCACCAGCGCGCGATCGACGACACTATATATATAGCGTCCCCGAAGCTTCTGTCTCACCAAGCAACACAACACATTCGCTCGCTCACTCGCTCTCCTCGTCCAGCACTCCAATTCCCGGCCATCCAGCTCGACCGATCGCGTCcatggacggcggcggcggccacaGCCCGGACCTGCAGCCGGCGGAGCCGGTGCGGTCGCGGTGGACGCCCAAGCCGGAGCAGATACTCATCCTGGAGTCCATCTTCAACAGCGGGATGGTGAACCCGCCCAAGGACGAGACGGTCCGCATCCGCAAGCTCCTCGAGCGCTTCGGCGCCGTCGGCGACGCCAACGTCTTCTACTGGTTCCAGAACCGCCGCTCCCGCtcccgccgccgccagcgccaGCTCCAGGCGCAGGCGCAGGCCCAGGCGCAGGCTCAGGCGCAGGCGCAGgcgtccgccgcctcctccgggtcGCCGCCCGCGCCTGGCGGCCACGCCTCGTCGACTTCGCTCGGGCTGTTCGCGCACGGCGGCGCGGCGtacagctcctcctcctcctcgtcctcgtggcCGCCCTCGCCGCCGTCGGTGGGGATGGTGGGGGAGATGGACCAgtgcgggggcggcgacgacctgTTCGCCATCTCGCGGCAGATGGGGTAcgcggacggcggcggcggcgggggcggctcCGGACCGTCGTCCTTCTCGGCGGCCgccgcgcagcagcagcagcagctttactactcgtgccaaccag cGGGCATCACGGTGTTCATCAACGGAGTGGCGACGGAGGTGCCACGGGGCCCCATGGACCTGCGCTCCATGTTCGGGCACGACGTGATGCTCGTCCACTCCACCGGCGGCCTCCTCCCCGTCGACGACTACGGCGTGCTCATGCAGAGCTTGCAGATGGGCGAGAGCTACTACCTG GTCGCGAGGTCGAATTAA